A region of Drosophila mauritiana strain mau12 chromosome 3L, ASM438214v1, whole genome shotgun sequence DNA encodes the following proteins:
- the LOC117140599 gene encoding uncharacterized protein F13E9.13, mitochondrial, which produces MQRFLKVFNQQTCKVIGMIHVDALPGTPRYAGNWKQTIEKAIYEANLYKKHQLDAVLIENMHDIPYVPERLLGAEIVACMTRLARAVRDVVPQEIPCGVQVLACGNKQALAIAKASQLQFIRAEGFVFGHVADEGFTDACAGDLLRYRKLIDAEDVLIFTDLKKKHSSHAITADVSLLETAHAAEFFMTDGIIITGTATGHAASPEDLQQLSGRVKVPLIIGSGVTRDNIDSYYKDAHAVIIGSHFKRNGNWLEEISEPAVDEFMQKICQLRHSK; this is translated from the exons atgcAACGATTCCTGAAGGTATTCAACCAGCAGACATGCAAAGTAATCGGCATGATACACGTGGATGCGCTGCCAG GAACACCACGATACGCCGGCAACTGGAAACAGACGATTGAGAAGGCCATCTACGAGGCGAATCTGTACAAGAAACACCAACTG GATGCTGTGCTCATAGAGAACATGCACGACATTCCCTATGTGCCGGAGCGTCTTCTTGGCGCCGAGATAGTCGCCTGCATGACTCGGCTGGCACGGGCGGTGCGCGATGTGGTCCCCCAGGAGATTCCGTGTGGTGTCCAAGTGCTCGCCTGCGGCAATAAACAAGCACTGGCCATTGCCAAAGCCAGTCAGCTGCAGTTTATTCGCGCCGAGGGATTCGTCTTTGGCCACGTGGCGGATGAGGGCTTCACGGATGCCTGTGCAGGCGATTTGCTGCGCTACCGGAAGCTCATCGATGCCGAGGATGTGCTGATCTTCACGGATCTGAAGAAGAAGCACAGCTCACATGCCATAACCGCCGATGTTAGTCTCTTGGAAACGGCTCATGCGGCAGAGTTCTTCATGACCGATGGTATCATAATCACGGGAACAGCGACGGGTCATGCAGCTAGTCCAGAAGATCTGCAGCAGCTATCCGGCAGGGTGAAGGTTCCCCTGATAATTGGCTCTGGAGTGACCAGGGATAATATCGACAGTTACTACAAAGATGCGCACGCAGTGATAATTGGGTCGCATTTTAAGCGAAATGGCAACTGGCTGGAGGAGATCAGTGAACCAGCTGTGGATGAATTCATGCAAAAGATTTGCCAACTGCGGCACTCGAAATGA
- the LOC117140598 gene encoding guanine nucleotide exchange factor DBS, translating to MFTPRQKGYGNGFISSPQTPLSFSRELRQVLQERNLLTAKSRKKVCSMLDSNNSSPIGSPNPEAGKRLGFRRQAIQEIISSEKSYLEQLELLMNFFVRPLKEQAIIDCSNHTLLFGQIEMIHNLNGEFLRELEANMENVAHAFLKMAPFFKLYSVYAFDYRGALFIIQDLISKNPVFRKFLEQTESRPEVQRKLNSLMIVPIQRVPRYKLLLEQVLLYTSPADADYKLLKESVKEIEATASHINTCVEEQEITQYLIHLQNSLVNRTPNIVKPSRRVIKEGVLQKITHKGTEIKRYCVLMSDIFMYCKMIKERAPNTVVENSLECCCIFPLKKCKVYEMLPGNFKLTCQSDGIIFGSGDVQLSRTWVGFIRDAIDLHVQCRKTLRKDSSKRTPIRKKDMKKFGADYVLSPNKRKCEYETVFRNKNRSTDSEEETEDSACFSRKRKVASGILRTPNSNPMAKASSTSSLPMKRVAPPPPAPPPPPAVQMRHQPGRPGEYASKENRISKLYKKIAAGDKVANVRGILKRSNVPAPNNDHDPSYGFASRYSDSKSYFRAHNVDNTIPTFVKREDLFNGDNMFPVHLKSHEEICTPPQKKRVKFDDTLDAVSPVLVEKPFAFSSESSSALKPTSLRERIYDFFANLF from the exons ATGTTTACGCCCAGGCAGAAAGGATACGGGAATGGCTTCATTTCCTCGCCACAAACACCTCTCAGCTTCAGCCGGGAACTGCGGCAGGTGCTGCAGGAGCGGAATCTTCTAACCGCCAAGTCGCGCAAGAAAG TTTGCTCCATGCTGGACAGCAACAATAGCAGTCCCATAGGCTCACCCAATCCGGAAGCAGGAAAACGATTGGGTTTCCGGCGACAGGCCATCCAGGAGATCATCTCGTCGGAGAAATCGTATCtggagcagctggagctgcTGATGAACTTTTTTGTGCGTCCCTTGAAGGAACAGGCTATCATCGATTGCTCCAATCACACTCTGCTCTTCGGTCAAATCGAGATGATTCACAATCTGAACGGAGAATTTCTGCGCGAACTGGAGGCGAACATGGAGAATGTTGCGCACGCATTCCTGAAAATGGCTCCTTTCTTCAAGCTGTACTCGGTGTACGCCTTTGACTACCGCGGAGCTTTGTTCATCATTCAGGATTTGATCAGCAAGAATCCGGTGTTCCGAAAGTTTCTGGAGCAGACTGAGAGTCGTCCGGAGGTGCAACGCAAGCTAAACTCACTGATGATTGTGCCCATCCAGCGGGTACCGCGGTATAAGCTTCTTCTGGAGCAGGTTCTGCTCTACACGAGTCCCGCAGATGCTGACTATAAGTTGTTGAAAG AATCCGTCAAGGAGATCGAGGCCACCGCCAGTCACATAAACACCTGTGTGGAGGAGCAGGAAATTACCCAGTATCTGATTCATTTGCAGAACTCCTTGGTGAATCGCACACCGAACATTGTGAAGCCCTCGCGACGGGTAATCAAGGAGGGCGTACTGCAGAAGATCACTCACAAGGGCACGGAAATCAAGCGCTATTGTGTTCTCATGTCCGACATCTTCATGTACTGCAAGATGATCAAGGAACGTGCGCCCAACACCGTTGTGGAAAACTCACTCGAGTGTTGCTGCATTTTTCCGTTGAAAAAGTGCAAAGTGTACGAAATGCTGCCGGGCAACTTTAAGCTAACTTGCCAAAGTGATGGCATAATCTTCGGTAGCGGCGATGTTCAACTGTCGCGCACTTGGGTGGGCTTCATTCGCGATGCCATTGATCTGCACGTTCAGTGCCGAAAGACACTGCGAAAGGACTCGAGCAAAAGAACGCCCATACGCAAGAAGGACATGAAGAAGTTCGGCGCTGATTATGTACTGAGTCCCAATAAGCGCAAATGC GAATATGAGACGGTTTTCCGCAATAAGAATCGCAGCACGGATTCCGAAGAAGAGACTGAGGACAGTGCTTGCTTTTCTCGAAAGCGAAAAGTGGCCAGTGGAATTTTGAGGACTCCAAATTCCAATCCAATGGCAAAGgcctcctccacctcctcaCTTCCCATGAAACGTgttgcaccaccaccaccagctccTCCACCGCCACCGGCAGTTCAGATGCGCCACCAGCCGGGTAGACCAGGAGAGTACGCCAGCAAGGAGAATCGCATCTCAAAGTTGTACAAAAAGATTGCTGCCGGGGACAAGGTAGCCAATGTGCGCGGCATCCTCAAACGCAGCAATGTACCGGCGCCCAACAATGATCACGATCCAAGCTACGGCTTTGCCAGTCGCTACTCCGACTCGAAATCATATTTCAGGGCCCACAATGTGGACAACACCATACCAACATTTGTGAAGCGAGAGGATCTATTCAACGGGGACAACATGTTCCCCGTGCATTTGAAGAGTCATGAGGAGATCTGCACGCCGCCGCAGAAAAAGCGCGTCAAGTTCGACGACACCTTGGATGCAGTGTCTCCGGTTTTGGTCGAGAAGCCCTTTGCTTTCTCCAGCGAGTCGTCTTCCGCCCTAAAACCCACCTCTTTGCGTGAGCGAATTTATGATTTCTTTGCAAATCTATTCTAG
- the LOC117141076 gene encoding RINT1-like protein, whose product MHAELSEMELRIVARLNEEIGKDASQLHRASHLVSHYKEHLQILSQTLDYEDPQNVSCFKTAFQCQQQVCESIDFELEKLAHFEDKLKRKLKECQPVLEGVAEDLDKVRQLQRLQQYLLLVQDIQEISAALGNAINGKDEDKLVNIYLTLYEGNDCEHSVVGRLHAVQAQSLKSFAERTAIYWHKLLLKRLSSEFEAVLKSMRWAHLEQQALNYSSSRDTAKAQLLAEYMFLIKSPAEERAPLHSITPSIVCQPINRVVQLLLAPYRQRFQFHFTGTRQTNRLDKPEWFYTQILNWGKETHFFVGKTFQPAAIKAGKLDYNLRLEFIRGLVQLAIEKLAVDIEQIAQDEILFAHLLDETLAFESELRETFGYPASFPSAISVITQPMYLLRWISLEERFCAEKMDDILQAETPFQLIDPNTFENDLKIPKCADQFMRLLDAIKDRYYGLIQPGHQLQFLHLQLELIDSFRQRLVQLHSSGALPSIPILNAINYLVMVLREWGENVHYLHLHAALAGPNATEINSVFEHAVAELEHWARQLMRNLATKATNEMKAKSMSYRRDAWPTMPEQNSREPFILSPSGGEMFQVLVTLLHNLERELSANLFAQTLRLIAHQIDDFMLESMVMNTKFSAAGAAQFNYDMTRNLFALFGQYTRRPELLFKRTHDACKLLAAARGTALLLLEALRGNQSVEEKTKPLRELHVLSMDSKQCIEVLERRTDIKMF is encoded by the exons ATGCATGCAGAACTCAGCGAAATGGAGTTGCGCATAGTGGCGCGACTAAACGAGGAGATCGGAAAGGATGCCAGCCAGCTGCACCGGGCCAGTCACCTCGTTAGCCACTACAAAGAGCACCTCCAAATTTTGTCCCAAACG CTTGACTACGAGGATCCCCAGAACGTGTCCTGCTTCAAAACCGCCTTCCAATGCCAGCAACAGGTTTGCGAGAGCATCGACTTCGAGCTGGAAAAGCTGGCTCACTTCGAGGACAAGCTGAAAAGGAAGCTTAAGGAATGCCAGCCCGTGCTTGAGGGAGTGGCGGAGGATTTGGACAAGGTGCGACAACTGCAGCGTTTGCAACAGTATCTGCTCCTGGTGCAGGACATTCAGGAGATAAGCGCTGCCCTGGGCAATGCCATCAATGGCAAGGACGAGGACAAACTGGTTAATATCTACCTAACCCTCTACGAGGGCAACGACTGCGAGCACAGCGTAGTGGGTCGCCTGCATGCTGTGCAGGCACAGTCGCTGAAATCCTTTGCCGAACGCACTGCCATCTACTGGCACAAGCTGCTCCTCAAGCGGCTGTCCAGCGAATTCGAGGCTGTACTGAAGAGCATGCGCTGGGCGCATCTAGAACAGCAGGCCCTTAACTATTCGTCCTCACGAGACACTGCCAAGGCGCAACTGCTAGCGGAGTACATGTTCCTCATCAAATCTCCAGCCGAAGAGCGGGCGCCACTGCACAGCATCACGCCCAGCATCGTGTGCCAGCCCATCAACCGGGTGGTGCAGCTCCTATTGGCGCCGTATCGCCAACGTTTCCAATTTCACTTCACAGGCACCAGGCAAACCAATAGATTAGACAAGCCCGAGTGGTTCTACACGCAAATTCTCAACTGGGGCAAGGAGACGCATTTCTTTGTGGGCAAAACATTTCAGCCAGCTGCCATTAAAGCGGGTAAGCTGGACTACAATCTCAGG CTGGAGTTTATTCGAGGTCTGGTGCAGTTAGCCATTGAAAAGTTGGCGGTGGACATAGAACAGATTGCCCAGGACGAGATACTATTTGCCCATCTGCTTGATGAGACGCTGGCCTTTGaatccgagttacgggaaacATTTGGGTATCCGGCTAGTTTTCCCAGCGCGATTTCTGTCATCACTCAACCGATGTATTTGCTACGCTGGATTTCACTGGAAGAACGAT TTTGTGCGGAAAAAATGGATGACATTCTGCAGGCGGAGACACCATTCCAGCTAATCGATCCCAACACATTCGAGAACGATTTGAAAATCCCCAAGTGTGCGGATCAGTTCATGCGACTGCTGGACGCTATTAAGGATCGTTACTATGGGCTGATTCAACCGGGCCACCAGCTGCAGTTCCTGCACCTGCAACTGGAGCTGATCGATAGCTTCCGACAACGCCTGGTGCAACTGCACAGCAGCGGAGCGTTGCCAAGCATTCCCATACTGAATGCcatcaactatttggtaatGGTGCTCCGTGAATGGGGCGAAAACGTGCACTATCTGCACCTGCATGCGGCACTTGCCGGTCCAAATGCCACGGAGATTAATTCAGTGTTCGAGCATGCCGTCGCTGAGTTGGAGCACTGGGCCAGACAACTAATGCGGAATCTGGCCACCAAGGCAACCAATGAGATGAAAGCGAAATCGATGAGCTATCGCCGTGATGCGTGGCCAACTATGCCCGAACAAAACAGCCGGGAGCCGTTCATCCTTTCGCCCAGTGGTGGCGAAATGTTCCAGGTGCTGGTCACGCTGCTACACAATCTGGAACGGGAACTCTCCGCCAATCTGTTCGCCCAAACGCTCCGTTTGATAGCCCATCAAATCGATGACTTCATGCTCGAGAGCATGGTCATGAACACGAAGTTCTCAGCTGCGGGAGCAGCGCAATTCAATTATGACATGACACGCAATTTATTCGCGCTCTTTGGACAGTATACACGTCGTCCCGAGCTGCTCTTCAA